GGCCACCTTCTCCTCCATCGTGCTCGGCTCTTCACTGTTGACGATCTTGACGTAAGTAATCACGGTTCCAACACCCGTCTTCCGGACCGCCTCCTGTGCCCGGAGAACGATATCAAGCAATTCCGAGATCTCGCCTTCCATGACTGTCTCGAGCGGGCCAACCTGGTACTTGACGCCAGACCTCTCGACTACTT
This Bacillota bacterium DNA region includes the following protein-coding sequences:
- a CDS encoding thiamine-binding protein, with amino-acid sequence MAWGSVGFQVLPLVEGPKERVYSAVDRAIEVVERSGVKYQVGPLETVMEGEISELLDIVLRAQEAVRKTGVGTVITYVKIVNSEEPSTMEEKVAKYRAAGH